A stretch of Candidatus Omnitrophota bacterium DNA encodes these proteins:
- a CDS encoding electron transfer flavoprotein subunit beta/FixA family protein has translation MNIIVCIKQVPDTTDVKIDPATNTLIREGVASIINPFDTYAIEEAVRLKEKFGGKVIVLTMGPPQAVAALKEAISVGVDEAILLSDRAFAGSDTLATSYALASGIKKIGSFDIILCGKQASDGDTAQVGPGISTHLDIPQVTYVKKIEEITNGKARVERMVEEGYEIIETPLPCLMTVVKEINEPRLPSLKGKMKANKAEIITWTSQDLGLEPLRVGLNGSPTKVVKIFTPPARAGGQMLKGEPHEVANKLAELLKNDVI, from the coding sequence ATGAACATAATTGTTTGCATAAAACAGGTACCGGATACCACTGACGTAAAAATAGACCCCGCTACCAATACTCTTATACGCGAAGGCGTAGCTTCTATCATAAATCCTTTCGATACCTATGCCATAGAAGAAGCCGTCAGGCTTAAAGAGAAATTTGGCGGAAAGGTCATAGTTCTTACTATGGGCCCGCCGCAGGCGGTAGCGGCGCTCAAAGAAGCGATCTCGGTCGGGGTCGATGAAGCCATTCTTCTTTCCGATAGGGCCTTTGCCGGCAGCGATACCCTTGCTACGAGCTATGCCCTTGCCAGCGGTATCAAAAAGATAGGCAGTTTTGATATAATACTCTGCGGCAAGCAGGCATCCGACGGTGACACGGCGCAGGTGGGGCCCGGCATATCCACTCATCTCGATATACCGCAAGTTACCTATGTAAAAAAGATAGAAGAGATAACGAACGGCAAGGCCAGAGTAGAGCGGATGGTCGAGGAAGGTTATGAGATAATAGAAACACCGCTACCCTGCCTCATGACCGTGGTAAAAGAGATAAATGAACCGCGGCTTCCCTCGCTGAAGGGCAAGATGAAGGCCAATAAGGCAGAGATAATCACATGGACGTCTCAAGATCTGGGGCTCGAGCCTTTGCGGGTGGGATTAAACGGCTCACCGACAAAGGTCGTTAAAATATTTACACCTCCGGCGCGCGCGGGGGGCCAGATGTTGAAGGGCGAACCGCATGAAGTAGCAAATAAATTGGCAGAATTGCTAAAAAATGATGTAATATAA